The Arachis ipaensis cultivar K30076 chromosome B07, Araip1.1, whole genome shotgun sequence genome includes a window with the following:
- the LOC107610072 gene encoding protein DETOXIFICATION 48-like yields MCNPKPSSASTFLCPTKTTILITPHSKVVDHLPSNDLHRWPTPNEALEEIKEIGKISGPTTMTGLLLYSRAMISMVFLGYLGEMELAGGSLSIGFANITGYSVISGLAMGMEPICGQAYGAKQWKILGLTLQRTVLLLLSTSLPISFMWINMNRILLWFGQDHEISSMAQRFILFCIPDLFLLSLLHPLRIYLRTQSITMPVTYCSAISVLLHLPLNFLLVVHLNMGIAGVATAMVLTNLNLILFLSSFIYFSGVHRESWVRPSMESLKGWSSLLAMAIPSCASVCLEWWWYEFMIMLCGHLANPKATIASMGILIQTTSLVYVFPSSLSLAVSTRVGNELGANRPHKARICMLVSLFCAAALGLAAMVFNSLMRHQWGRFFTNDPQILELTSIVLPIAGLCELGNCPQTTGCGVLRGSARPSIGANINLGSFYLVGMPVAIFFGFVAKMGFAGLWLGLLAAQGSCVVLMMLVLYRTDWNVEVQRAKELTTKSDSESINNNNTINNNNKSCCSGHGDACLEEIVITKIDDDGADDFPKICSLETDPLLRTTTKHTVN; encoded by the exons ATGTGTAATCCCAAGCCATCTTCAGCATCCACATTTCTCTGTCCCACAAAAACAACCATCCTCATCACTCCCCATTCCAAAGTTGTCGATCATCTTCCAAGCAATGATCTTCATAGATGGCCAACTCCTAACGAG GCTTTAGAAGAAATCAAAGAGATAGGAAAAATATCTGGACCAACAACAATGACAGGATTACTCTTATATTCAAGAGCTATGATCTCCATGGTTTTCCTTGGATACCTTGGAGAAATGGAGCTTGCAGGAGGCTCTCTGTCCATAGGCTTCGCCAACATCACCGGCTACTCTGTCATCTCCGGCTTAGCCATGGGCATGGAACCCATTTGCGGCCAAGCCTACGGCGCCAAGCAATGGAAGATTCTCGGCTTAACGCTTCAGCGCACGGTGCTCCTCCTCCTCTCAACTTCGCTTCCAATTTCATTCATGTGGATAAACATGAACAGGATCCTCTTGTGGTTTGGTCAAGATCATGAGATTTCTTCAATGGCGCAAAGATTCATTCTTTTTTGCATACCGGATCTCTTCTTGCTCTCACTTCTTCATCCATTGAGAATCTACCTCAGGACTCAGAGCATTACAATGCCCGTTACTTATTGCTCCGCCATCAGTGTTCTTCTCCATCTTCCTCTCAACTTCCTCCTTGTCGTTCACCTCAACATGGGTATTGCAG GGGTGGCGACGGCGATGGTCTTAACGAATCTGAACCTCATTCTGTTCCTATCATCCTTCATCTACTTCTCCGGCGTGCATAGAGAGTCATGGGTGCGGCCAAGCATGGAGAGCCTAAAAGGCTGGTCTTCGCTGCTGGCGATGGCGATCCCGAGCTGCGCCTCTGTTTGCCTGGAATGGTGGTGGTACGAATTCATGATTATGCTGTGCGGCCACTTGGCTAACCCAAAAGCCACCATCGCCTCCATGGGAATCCTCATCCAAACAACATCACTCGTATATGTGTTCCCATCTTCTCTCAGCCTCGCCGTCTCCACCAGAGTTGGCAACGAGTTAGGCGCCAACCGGCCCCACAAGGCTCGCATTTGCATGTTGGTGTCCCTCTTCTGCGCCGCCGCCCTCGGCCTGGCCGCCATGGTTTTCAACTCCCTCATGAGACACCAGTGGGGAAGATTCTTCACTAATGACCCTCAGATTTTAGAGCTCACTTCCATAGTGCTGCCAATCGCGGGGCTTTGCGAACTTGGGAACTGTCCGCAGACCACTGGCTGCGGAGTTCTCAGGGGAAGCGCAAGGCCCTCAATTGGCGCAAACATTAACTTAGGATCATTTTATTTGGTCGGTATGCCTGTGGCTATTTTTTTCGGATTTGTTGCTAAAATGGGATTTGCTGGCTTGTGGCTTGGGTTACTTGCTGCGCAAGGCTCCTGTGTCGTTCTCATGATGCTTGTTCTGTATAGAACAGATTGGAATGTTGAAGTGCAAAGAGCCAAAGAACTCACAACCAAATCAGATTCAGAGtctattaataataataacaccatcaacaacaacaacaagagttGTTGTAGTGGTCATGGTGATGCTTGTCTTGAGGAGATTGTTATAACTAAAATTGATGATGATGGTGCTGATGATTTTCCAAAGATTTGTTCACTTGAAACAGATCCACTGCTCAGAACCACTACAAAACATACTGTGAATTAG